One Miscanthus floridulus cultivar M001 chromosome 11, ASM1932011v1, whole genome shotgun sequence DNA window includes the following coding sequences:
- the LOC136493588 gene encoding late embryogenesis abundant protein At5g17165-like yields MAAAASSKGRAIAGSFVSRVLGGKAASPRRAVHASAYDKNLEEQVRPAFVPDDVIGGAGNPDKYWSPHPKTGVFGPAAVDPKLAAGGAPDAAANAAGGTVLDQKVWFRPLEDVEKPPPVA; encoded by the exons ATGGCAGCAGCAGCTAGCTCCAAGGGGCGGGCGATCGCTGGAAGCTTCGTCAGCCGCGTCCTGGGCGGCAAGGCCGCCTCCCCGAG GAGGGCCGTGCACGCCTCGGCGTACGACAAGAACCTGGAGGAGCAGGTGCGCCCGGCGTTCGTGCCGGACGATGTGATCGGCGGCGCCGGGAACCCCGACAAGTACTGGAGCCCGCACCCCAAGACCGGCGTGTTCGGCCCGGCGGCGGTGGACCCCAAGCTGGCCGCTGGCGGCGCGCCGGACGCCGCCGCGAATGCTGCGGGAGGCACGGTGCTGGACCAGAAGGTGTGGTTCCGCCCGCTCGAGGACGTCGAGAAGCCGCCACCCGTCGCCTGA
- the LOC136493589 gene encoding large ribosomal subunit protein uL11z → MPPKLDPSQVVEVFVRVTGGEVGAASSLAPKIGPLGLSPKKIGEDIAKETAKDWKGLRVTVKLTVQNRQAKVSVVPSAAALVIKALKEPERDRKKVKNIKHSGNISLDDVVEIAKTMRPRSMAKEMAGTVKEILGTCVSVGCTVDGKDPKDLQQEIDDGEVEIPSA, encoded by the coding sequence atgccGCCCAAGTTGGACCCGTCTCAGGTGGTGGAGGTCTTCGTCCGCGTGACGGGAGGCGAGGTGGGCGCGGCGTCGTCGCTGGCCCCCAAGATCGGCCCGCTCGGTCTCTCCCCGAAGAAGATCGGTGAGGACATCGCCAAGGAGACCGCCAAGGACTGGAAGGGCCTCCGCGTCACCGTCAAGCTCACCGTGCAGAACCGCCAGGCCAAGGTCTCCGTCGTCCCCTCCGCCGCGGCGCTCGTCATCAAGGCGCTCAAGGAGCCCGAGAGGGACCGGAAGAAGGTCAAGAACATCAAGCACAGCGGCAACATCAGCCTCGACGACGTCGTCGAGATCGCCAAGACCATGCGGCCCAGGTCCATGGCCAAGGAGATGGCCGGGACTGTTAAGGAGATCCTGGGGACCTGCGTCAGCGTTGGGTGCACTGTCGATGGGAAGGACCCCAAGGACCTGCAGCAGGAGATCGATGATGGTGAGGTCGAGATCCCCTCCGCTTAA